In the genome of Fluviispira vulneris, one region contains:
- the smc gene encoding chromosome segregation protein SMC → MKLKSIHISGFKSFADRVNIQYHNGITGVIGPNGSGKSNIIDAVRWVMGEQTAKSLRADDPTDIIFSGSQNRKPLSLAEVTLVFSNDGLHCPAEYMHLPEISIGRRINRGAEREYFMNREPCRLKDIVDFLLSIGLGSKSYAIIQQDKRDRIIQASPDDLREILEETAGITVFKVRRKEAEKRLNSTAERMKNLAEIEIELARQKESLSEQVEKASQKLALSQELKEKEILLIKNHVGFYRSVANKIKKEVNHYSSQIEKSSLEAGEWESEANDLKSTHLELTQQIKSTENQLDDQKIALTKYQERSENYKRRHEERILQKERLTKELIEERLNLEREEVRQKNLVVEVENADKFLQKIDIEQETFQERLDEIDESLQVQRLRGDEYRSEMRAIESSRSSLRARNESLLDTISRYNIQIQKVTENYLSQLEARSQIAIDRKEITNNLSKVSAGLDEVVSNRNIIESDLEKLKQQCLLAEQDRDSAKQEHLELASYVTSLQKLIDSNSGLSDGTLSLKEKFSQQISGFLFDVVSLHKDDEAILENSMPQLFQSAILDNFDNFVDVIDKIEELSLSKVSLFVKDMLNSLSQSESDIKNDILKINGIRCVGDRLENCSIPAAKCIFERIFICKDEWLLNKAKKLCYELQNFIFVTERGTVCQTSNEMSFGTPSDGISHGILQRKREFSEALLKKDILQDKLANSEGALYIINDKKKKLEFKVSELASVLEKEKVESVKLSSQLENFDLQLRHIDENLARMDDERKRFQVEISDAKESFAKNQTENDKLEKEYNSLNSNLEEFESEYSNKKEIRDEILLQFQNKKSERAVILERQANNRKNYEEMTFQLRRMQQKLDTSIAQIEDLKTQINNAENDFIHLNNEINILNKQVKVFEDKLEYLVQEESETEEKLRIVEGKLKSQKDSAASKQKFINEKQLELARYDTIIETALKDAFDKYQLSAHELPESAENDAAYRLSLEQRIKEIQQAIIDLGAVNERALEEFKDVSERLHFLVTQKEDIERSMQELYISIQEIEENTKVRFKEIFDKVNFEFQKIFPVLFPGGHGELHMLNDDLLNTGVEILVRLPGKKMQNMSLFSGGEKALTAISLIFSLLKTTPAPFCFLDEVDAPLDEANVGRFNDVLEALSEEFQFVVITHNRRTMEVLDTIYGISMSEPGVSKLVSVDLTDVPPHLRKKQKAAIRSGASATV, encoded by the coding sequence ATGAAGCTCAAGTCTATACATATATCAGGTTTTAAAAGTTTTGCAGATAGAGTCAATATTCAGTATCATAATGGAATTACAGGAGTTATTGGTCCAAATGGGTCAGGTAAATCCAATATTATTGACGCTGTTCGTTGGGTGATGGGTGAGCAAACTGCTAAAAGTCTACGCGCTGATGATCCAACCGATATTATTTTCTCAGGTTCGCAAAATAGAAAACCCTTGAGTCTCGCTGAAGTGACCTTGGTTTTTTCCAACGATGGTTTGCATTGTCCGGCAGAATATATGCATTTACCAGAAATTTCAATTGGTCGCAGAATCAATCGCGGAGCTGAACGCGAATATTTTATGAATCGAGAGCCTTGTCGGTTAAAAGATATTGTAGATTTTCTATTATCGATTGGTTTAGGTTCAAAAAGCTACGCTATTATTCAGCAAGATAAACGTGATAGAATCATACAAGCTTCGCCTGATGATCTTCGAGAAATTCTAGAAGAAACAGCAGGGATCACTGTTTTTAAAGTGAGAAGAAAAGAAGCAGAAAAACGCTTGAATTCAACTGCCGAAAGAATGAAAAATCTTGCAGAAATTGAAATTGAGTTAGCTAGACAGAAGGAGTCACTTAGCGAACAAGTTGAGAAAGCATCACAAAAGCTTGCCCTGTCTCAAGAACTTAAAGAAAAAGAAATTTTATTAATTAAGAATCATGTTGGTTTTTATAGATCAGTTGCGAATAAAATTAAAAAAGAAGTCAATCATTATTCATCTCAAATTGAAAAATCAAGTTTAGAAGCGGGTGAATGGGAATCTGAAGCAAACGATCTCAAATCAACCCACCTCGAATTAACTCAACAAATTAAATCTACAGAAAATCAATTAGATGATCAAAAAATTGCTTTAACAAAGTACCAAGAACGCAGTGAAAATTACAAGCGTAGGCATGAAGAAAGAATACTGCAAAAAGAGAGATTGACAAAAGAATTGATTGAAGAGCGGCTCAATTTAGAAAGAGAAGAAGTAAGACAAAAAAATCTTGTTGTTGAAGTTGAAAATGCTGATAAATTTTTACAAAAAATAGATATAGAGCAAGAAACCTTCCAAGAAAGATTAGATGAAATCGACGAGTCTCTTCAAGTTCAACGTTTACGAGGAGATGAGTATCGCTCAGAAATGAGAGCTATAGAATCGAGTCGTAGTTCTTTAAGAGCGCGTAATGAATCTTTACTAGATACAATATCTCGATATAATATCCAAATACAGAAAGTAACAGAAAATTATTTATCTCAATTAGAAGCACGTAGTCAGATTGCAATAGATAGAAAAGAAATTACAAATAATTTAAGTAAAGTCTCAGCAGGTCTTGATGAAGTAGTCAGCAATAGAAATATCATAGAGTCCGATCTTGAAAAATTAAAACAACAATGCCTATTAGCTGAGCAAGATAGGGATTCAGCTAAGCAAGAGCATTTAGAACTTGCAAGTTACGTTACAAGTTTACAGAAACTCATAGATTCTAATAGCGGTCTCTCCGATGGAACACTCTCGTTAAAAGAAAAATTTAGTCAACAAATATCAGGTTTTTTATTTGATGTAGTGTCTCTTCATAAAGATGATGAAGCTATTTTAGAAAATAGCATGCCACAGCTTTTTCAATCAGCAATTCTTGATAATTTTGATAATTTTGTAGATGTTATTGATAAAATAGAAGAGCTTTCACTTTCTAAAGTGTCCTTATTTGTTAAAGATATGCTAAATTCTTTATCGCAAAGTGAAAGCGATATTAAAAATGACATATTAAAAATAAATGGTATTCGCTGTGTAGGTGATAGATTAGAAAACTGTTCCATACCCGCAGCAAAATGTATTTTTGAAAGAATTTTTATTTGCAAAGATGAATGGTTACTGAACAAAGCAAAAAAATTATGCTATGAACTACAAAATTTTATTTTTGTTACTGAACGAGGTACTGTTTGTCAAACATCCAATGAAATGAGTTTTGGCACGCCTTCGGACGGAATTTCTCATGGAATTTTGCAGCGTAAAAGAGAATTTTCTGAAGCCCTTCTTAAAAAAGACATACTGCAAGATAAACTTGCAAATAGTGAAGGCGCTTTATATATTATAAACGATAAAAAGAAGAAGTTAGAGTTTAAAGTCTCAGAATTGGCTTCGGTACTCGAAAAGGAAAAAGTTGAATCTGTAAAGTTATCAAGTCAGCTCGAAAATTTTGACTTACAATTAAGGCATATCGACGAAAATTTGGCTCGTATGGATGATGAAAGAAAAAGATTTCAAGTAGAAATATCAGATGCCAAAGAATCGTTCGCTAAAAATCAAACAGAAAATGACAAACTTGAAAAAGAATATAATTCTTTAAATTCAAATCTTGAAGAGTTTGAAAGTGAATACAGCAATAAAAAAGAAATCCGCGATGAGATTTTATTGCAGTTTCAAAATAAAAAATCTGAGCGAGCTGTAATTTTAGAAAGACAAGCTAATAATCGAAAAAATTATGAGGAAATGACGTTCCAACTCAGGCGAATGCAACAAAAACTTGATACATCAATTGCACAAATTGAGGATTTAAAAACTCAAATAAACAATGCTGAAAATGATTTTATTCACTTAAATAACGAAATTAATATTTTAAATAAACAGGTTAAGGTTTTTGAAGATAAACTTGAATATTTAGTTCAAGAAGAGAGCGAAACAGAAGAAAAATTAAGAATAGTCGAAGGTAAATTAAAATCACAAAAAGACTCTGCTGCATCAAAACAAAAATTTATTAATGAAAAGCAACTCGAACTTGCTCGTTACGATACAATTATAGAGACAGCTTTAAAAGATGCTTTCGATAAATATCAATTATCAGCACATGAATTACCAGAAAGTGCAGAAAATGATGCTGCATATCGCCTATCACTCGAGCAGAGGATCAAAGAAATCCAGCAAGCTATTATCGATTTAGGTGCTGTCAATGAAAGAGCGCTTGAAGAATTTAAAGATGTTTCGGAACGTCTGCATTTTCTAGTGACACAGAAAGAAGATATTGAACGCTCTATGCAAGAACTTTATATATCTATTCAAGAGATTGAAGAAAATACTAAAGTTCGATTCAAAGAAATCTTTGACAAAGTAAATTTTGAATTTCAAAAGATTTTTCCTGTCCTATTTCCAGGTGGGCATGGAGAGCTTCATATGTTAAACGATGATTTATTAAATACTGGAGTTGAGATACTCGTACGGTTGCCTGGAAAAAAAATGCAAAATATGAGCCTTTTTAGCGGTGGAGAAAAGGCTCTTACAGCGATATCTCTTATATTTAGCTTATTAAAAACAACGCCTGCTCCATTCTGTTTTCTTGATGAAGTTGATGCTCCATTGGATGAAGCAAATGTCGGTAGATTTAATGATGTTTTAGAAGCTTTGAGTGAAGAATTTCAATTTGTAGTCATCACACACAATCGTAGAACTATGGAAGTGCTTGATACTATTTACGGAATTTCAATGTCTGAGCCGGGAGTGTCAAAATTAGTTTCTGTTGACTTAACAGATGTACCTCCTCATTTGCGCAAGAAGCAAAAGGCAGCAATAAGATCAGGAGCGTCAGCAACAGTCTAA
- a CDS encoding sensor histidine kinase encodes MNANKAKQKKILIVEDEAILAKSLEDSLISMGYAVTGIADSGIKAIMLFFSTEPDLILMDIRIKGAKDGIEVADNIRQQKTVPIVFLTANQDPATFERAKIEGAYGYVLKPYQERELQIVIEIALNQFEMQKKKSELEMALLNAEKLGTIGSLSAGIIHDINAPLSNIYASLDLIYKNIKQLDLANDPKLTKSLNKIEKGAKAIKSTVQNYRGMIDKNENEERIMINVKNICKDAFEICSYLTSEKKIKFIELNSSPDSYVFFGKVSLFQVLVNLIRNASDAIENLPDPWIKITWEDLNAKFLKLLVIDSGTGIPENIREKIFDTLFTTKEPGKGTGLGLSLSKIILDKYGGKIELDNNYPNTCFVLTLPKEKIN; translated from the coding sequence ATGAACGCAAATAAAGCAAAGCAAAAAAAAATTCTTATTGTAGAGGACGAAGCAATTTTAGCAAAATCACTTGAAGATTCTTTAATCTCTATGGGATATGCAGTTACTGGAATTGCCGATTCTGGAATCAAAGCTATTATGCTCTTTTTTTCTACGGAGCCCGATCTTATTTTAATGGATATTAGAATTAAGGGAGCAAAAGATGGAATTGAAGTAGCTGATAATATACGCCAGCAAAAAACGGTTCCAATAGTCTTCTTAACTGCAAATCAAGATCCTGCAACTTTTGAACGGGCAAAAATTGAAGGTGCTTATGGCTATGTTTTAAAGCCTTATCAAGAAAGAGAATTGCAAATCGTAATAGAAATCGCTCTGAATCAATTTGAAATGCAAAAGAAAAAATCTGAATTGGAAATGGCACTTTTAAATGCCGAAAAACTTGGCACAATTGGGTCCCTTTCTGCTGGAATTATTCATGATATAAATGCCCCCTTGAGTAATATATATGCCTCTTTAGATTTAATTTATAAAAATATAAAACAATTAGATCTCGCAAATGATCCTAAACTTACGAAATCTCTTAATAAAATCGAAAAGGGTGCGAAGGCAATAAAATCAACTGTACAAAACTATCGAGGTATGATCGATAAAAATGAAAATGAAGAAAGAATAATGATAAATGTAAAAAATATTTGCAAAGATGCCTTTGAAATTTGTTCATATCTAACTTCAGAAAAAAAGATTAAATTTATTGAGTTAAACAGTTCTCCAGATTCTTATGTTTTTTTTGGGAAGGTTTCTCTTTTCCAAGTATTAGTAAATTTAATTAGAAATGCAAGTGATGCAATTGAAAATCTACCTGACCCTTGGATAAAAATCACTTGGGAAGATTTGAATGCGAAGTTTTTAAAATTACTTGTTATCGATAGCGGAACCGGTATACCAGAAAATATTCGTGAAAAAATATTTGATACTTTATTTACGACAAAGGAACCTGGAAAAGGAACCGGATTAGGCCTAAGTTTAAGCAAGATTATTCTTGATAAATATGGGGGAAAAATAGAATTAGATAATAATTATCCAAACACATGTTTTGTTTTAACTCTACCTAAAGAAAAAATAAACTAA
- a CDS encoding pyridoxine 5'-phosphate synthase — MATLGVNIDHVATLRQQRGTKYPDPIDAAVLAQMAGADQITVHLREDRRHIQDRDVKLLREILQIPLNLEMGNTTEMLEIALAVKPDMVTLVPEKREERTTEGGLNLEKSFDSLKKTVDILQENRIPVSLFVEPTKNDMLLCKKMNAQMVELHTGKYSELIGEFADREYECILQASIYAQNLGLIVHSGHGLNYRNAQRIAKIPGMRDLNIGHSIISYAVLVGLERAVREMKTLIS; from the coding sequence ATGGCAACTCTTGGGGTAAATATAGATCATGTAGCTACACTCCGTCAACAACGCGGGACTAAATATCCAGATCCAATTGATGCAGCTGTACTTGCACAAATGGCAGGTGCCGATCAGATAACAGTTCATTTAAGAGAAGATCGCAGACATATCCAAGATAGAGATGTAAAACTTTTGCGTGAAATCCTACAAATACCATTAAATTTAGAAATGGGCAATACAACAGAAATGCTTGAAATTGCATTGGCAGTTAAGCCTGATATGGTCACCCTCGTTCCAGAAAAACGTGAAGAACGCACAACAGAGGGAGGATTAAATTTAGAAAAATCTTTTGATTCTTTAAAAAAGACCGTAGATATTTTGCAAGAGAATCGTATCCCAGTTAGCTTATTTGTCGAACCTACTAAAAATGATATGTTACTTTGTAAAAAAATGAATGCTCAAATGGTCGAATTACATACAGGAAAATATTCTGAATTGATCGGTGAATTTGCTGATAGAGAATATGAATGTATTTTACAAGCATCAATATATGCACAAAATTTAGGACTTATAGTGCATTCTGGGCATGGCCTTAATTATAGAAATGCGCAAAGAATAGCAAAAATTCCAGGTATGAGAGATTTAAATATTGGACATAGTATAATTTCATATGCTGTTCTGGTAGGACTGGAAAGAGCTGTTAGAGAAATGAAAACATTAATCTCCTAA
- a CDS encoding RHS repeat domain-containing protein codes for MFIQTYQSSYGYSSFIAQKKLPNKSANTDLEYSAKATLLNKSFENIRSEARTENIHNVDKTYPKKRTKRDLNSSSSNNIVSDAYNFKDLTQQVDPRTGAFSVSYKIVDVSGVSIEDPVFPLQINYNSLSQSDIFGLGKGWSWNLTRYDVQSETLYLSSGGSYKLQYGSENILQYYKLKDIKVTKDENIITINYKDGREEIIEKVYGNLVKMTNAEGFSVEFFYQDNIKLQSIEYKSIFNKEHPKRVEVFYLNDSVSIKHFDGRGQKAETLLNFKSEPFGTLKEIQNPVNQIISFKYSSMLLQNREHILLSHIKYPSQFEYAIEYLDNGLKTLIPGISVPAVSRISTINFPGVKDGNINHIRYRFSSENNYLGYGVAKFIENADALFSTANTYEYTSTEKRKHPRGHLKINRTYNHFHMLISESIFLNNELQQRKEYKYLPWQDRDFNNLETAYHLPIETVVIYYDGKGQSRKEITKNTYDDYGNLITSINSSGLVKNYKYLSAAETFNNIPHLIEREVTSSIYEKKSTVVEYQYETVQLENGKKYQRAIKVINKYSASNCDVNNSNCGTIYKTQINSYSPTNLSGLNDKIISLPVTTQTTAIVDGKEKTSSTTYKYEINSRKNSIYKNHIVSENADDIDYIATEYVIYNANSKKKIKEKKLESSHEISYHYDKIGRLTKETVGLNTTTPRTTSFRYILNSPLKGQSTLLTTWENNHKTKVIYDSMGREIEKWSQDEDQNNFVKIASYNYDMASQKSEEILYNIDANGSLYNLRISYKYDIYNRNILIKLPDGTRKYIKYDDANNTQTRYTLSSTNESSPINITVFNNNQQPVSSKIVLGDNKIHTQSYNYFDGFGNLIESKDVNGVTIKYIYNEIGNKVSEKYNNKKIIHYSYDALFKDKITEKSITLSNGTKYVIGKRKYNSLGQLVAEIDPEGRAISYKYNESGKIIRQVNRDGQIIHFKYDDLNRLIEKSVEGITNIKTLYTYDSKTSLITQMIDESGMTVYHYYANGKQKSIVYPNNNEVFYKYDLQGKFIYIKDVMGNKIFTNYNKITGKKESITYQRIDNDKVMSEKYHYDVFGRMDSKLLANDTLVEYAYDKIGNLKELNYLNNLDELILSYSYEYYKDSNLKSKLRKEGQNKTSFEQYKYDDMNNLLQYICSGQLCPKDQNGYAIKSEEYTFDDMNNIKTVSRKFIENFENITTYFYSEENKNKLISYANSNSLTGNTMSQEFVYDANGNIIKDENGNMLSYNAFNRLIAFENSQLKSEYLYNGEGILVAQKDNNSATVNFYYHENKLINEISENKSTSYFVDGNNLIAKINFGSEELFYLTDHAKSIIKIQQGQNLLNISYSYTPYGYQSNNSETEHLDTKSLNEIGFNGDRSDSVTGFQFLGKGYRAYNPVLGRFMQYDNHQSPYEKGGINGYIFAANNPIMKFDPSGENPEVYFGIGLTISFLGIMLSLFTFGTTLAALPSIITATVAADLAVKSSVFAISLAATSTSIAGSVYNKFARDAAAEGKKDAQEQYLKVSSNLTWASIGLGLGASVLSMPNAYLTTKELFQKSSHFEKTKFISHNVLGKTSDIAGITSLAYKDEAFRERANGNIEGFEYNINKAINFGLISLGTGVFAFGFDLSSFAKKQYKDYVNPKKQQDEEKLSLLQHDSLDLEFNSK; via the coding sequence ATGTTTATTCAGACATATCAAAGTTCTTATGGATATTCATCATTTATTGCACAAAAAAAATTACCAAATAAAAGTGCAAATACAGATTTAGAATACTCTGCTAAAGCAACATTATTAAATAAATCTTTTGAAAACATTAGAAGTGAAGCCCGTACTGAGAATATTCATAATGTGGATAAAACATATCCAAAAAAAAGAACTAAAAGAGATTTAAACTCTTCAAGTTCAAATAATATTGTCAGTGATGCATATAATTTTAAAGATCTCACCCAACAGGTTGATCCTAGAACAGGTGCATTCTCCGTATCATACAAAATTGTTGATGTTTCTGGAGTCAGTATCGAAGATCCAGTGTTCCCATTGCAAATTAATTATAATTCACTATCACAAAGTGATATCTTTGGACTTGGCAAAGGGTGGTCATGGAATTTAACTCGTTATGATGTTCAGTCAGAGACTTTGTATTTATCGAGTGGAGGAAGTTATAAACTTCAATATGGCTCTGAAAATATTTTACAATACTACAAATTAAAAGACATAAAAGTCACAAAAGATGAAAATATAATCACGATAAATTATAAAGACGGTCGAGAAGAAATTATAGAAAAGGTTTATGGTAACTTAGTAAAAATGACGAATGCAGAAGGTTTTTCTGTTGAGTTTTTCTATCAGGATAATATAAAGCTCCAGTCAATAGAATATAAAAGTATTTTCAATAAAGAGCATCCTAAAAGAGTTGAAGTGTTTTATTTAAATGACTCTGTTTCTATAAAGCATTTTGATGGGCGGGGACAAAAAGCTGAGACTTTATTAAATTTTAAGTCTGAACCATTTGGAACACTTAAGGAAATTCAAAATCCAGTAAATCAAATCATTTCTTTTAAATATAGTTCAATGCTTTTGCAAAATAGAGAACATATATTGCTCAGTCATATAAAATATCCTTCACAGTTTGAATATGCTATCGAATATTTAGACAATGGTCTGAAGACTCTGATTCCTGGTATCTCAGTTCCTGCGGTGAGTCGAATTTCCACAATCAATTTTCCAGGTGTTAAAGATGGAAATATCAATCACATTCGTTATCGTTTTTCAAGTGAAAATAATTATTTGGGTTATGGAGTCGCTAAATTCATAGAAAATGCTGATGCATTATTCTCAACAGCAAATACTTATGAATACACATCAACTGAAAAACGTAAACATCCGCGAGGACATTTAAAGATCAATAGAACTTATAATCATTTTCATATGCTTATAAGTGAATCAATATTTCTTAACAATGAATTGCAGCAAAGAAAAGAATATAAATATTTGCCCTGGCAGGATAGAGATTTTAATAACTTAGAAACTGCTTATCATCTTCCAATTGAAACTGTAGTTATATATTACGATGGAAAAGGCCAATCAAGAAAAGAAATCACAAAAAATACTTATGACGACTATGGGAATTTAATCACAAGCATAAACTCGTCAGGTTTGGTAAAAAATTATAAGTATTTGTCTGCTGCCGAGACATTTAATAATATTCCTCATCTAATTGAACGTGAAGTGACGAGTTCAATTTATGAAAAGAAGAGCACTGTTGTCGAATATCAATACGAAACTGTTCAATTAGAAAATGGGAAAAAATATCAAAGAGCTATAAAAGTAATAAATAAATACAGTGCTTCCAACTGTGATGTCAATAATAGCAATTGTGGAACAATTTATAAAACGCAAATAAATTCTTACAGTCCAACAAATTTAAGTGGTTTAAATGATAAGATCATATCTTTGCCAGTAACTACTCAGACAACTGCAATTGTGGATGGAAAAGAAAAAACATCAAGTACAACTTACAAATATGAGATAAATAGTCGGAAAAATTCTATTTACAAGAATCATATCGTTTCAGAAAACGCTGATGATATAGATTATATCGCTACTGAATATGTAATTTATAATGCTAATTCAAAGAAAAAAATTAAAGAAAAAAAATTAGAAAGTTCGCATGAAATTTCATATCATTATGATAAAATTGGGAGATTAACAAAAGAGACTGTTGGTTTAAATACAACAACACCTAGGACGACATCATTTAGATACATTTTAAACTCACCACTGAAAGGTCAAAGTACATTATTAACAACCTGGGAAAATAATCATAAAACAAAAGTGATTTATGATTCTATGGGGAGAGAAATTGAAAAATGGTCTCAAGATGAAGATCAAAATAATTTTGTAAAGATTGCTTCATATAATTATGATATGGCATCACAAAAATCGGAAGAAATCCTTTATAACATTGATGCAAACGGATCTCTGTATAATTTGAGAATTTCATATAAATACGATATTTATAATAGAAATATTTTGATTAAACTTCCAGATGGGACAAGGAAGTACATAAAATACGATGATGCAAATAACACTCAAACTCGATATACTTTGTCTTCAACGAATGAATCTTCACCAATAAATATCACTGTATTTAATAATAATCAGCAGCCAGTTAGCTCTAAAATAGTCCTTGGTGACAACAAAATTCACACGCAGAGTTATAATTATTTTGATGGTTTTGGTAATTTAATCGAGTCAAAAGATGTGAATGGTGTGACGATTAAATATATATATAATGAAATTGGTAATAAAGTTTCTGAAAAATATAATAATAAAAAAATAATTCATTATTCTTATGATGCATTATTTAAAGATAAAATTACTGAGAAATCGATTACCTTATCAAACGGTACCAAATATGTTATTGGCAAACGAAAATACAATTCTCTTGGCCAATTGGTAGCTGAGATCGATCCTGAAGGCAGGGCAATATCCTATAAATATAATGAATCAGGCAAAATAATCAGACAAGTAAACCGTGATGGTCAAATAATTCATTTTAAATATGATGATCTCAATCGTCTGATTGAGAAATCTGTTGAAGGAATTACAAATATTAAAACACTTTATACTTATGATTCTAAAACCTCTCTCATTACTCAAATGATAGATGAATCTGGTATGACTGTGTATCATTATTATGCGAATGGCAAACAAAAAAGTATTGTTTATCCAAATAATAATGAAGTTTTTTATAAATACGACCTGCAAGGAAAATTTATATATATTAAAGATGTTATGGGTAATAAAATTTTTACAAATTATAATAAAATTACAGGAAAAAAAGAAAGTATAACATATCAAAGAATTGATAATGATAAAGTAATGAGTGAAAAATATCATTATGACGTTTTTGGCAGAATGGATAGTAAATTATTAGCAAATGACACCTTAGTCGAATATGCATACGATAAAATAGGAAATTTGAAAGAATTAAATTACTTAAATAATTTAGACGAATTGATTCTTTCTTATTCGTATGAGTATTATAAAGATTCAAATTTAAAATCAAAGCTAAGAAAAGAAGGACAGAATAAAACATCCTTTGAGCAATATAAATATGATGATATGAATAATTTGCTGCAATATATATGTTCAGGACAACTTTGTCCAAAAGACCAAAATGGTTATGCCATAAAATCTGAAGAATATACATTTGATGATATGAATAATATTAAAACTGTATCGAGAAAATTTATTGAAAACTTTGAAAATATTACAACATATTTCTATTCAGAGGAAAATAAAAATAAGCTCATCAGTTATGCAAATTCGAACTCCTTAACAGGAAATACCATGAGTCAAGAATTTGTTTATGATGCGAATGGAAATATTATTAAAGATGAAAATGGAAACATGCTTTCTTATAATGCGTTTAATCGTCTGATAGCCTTTGAAAATTCTCAATTAAAGTCAGAGTATTTATATAATGGTGAAGGGATTCTTGTCGCACAAAAAGATAATAACTCAGCTACAGTTAATTTTTATTATCATGAAAATAAATTGATAAATGAAATTTCTGAGAATAAATCAACAAGCTACTTTGTTGACGGTAATAATCTCATTGCAAAAATAAATTTTGGGAGTGAAGAGCTTTTTTACTTAACAGATCACGCTAAAAGTATTATTAAAATTCAGCAAGGTCAAAATCTTTTAAATATAAGTTATTCTTATACACCATATGGATATCAATCAAATAATTCTGAAACTGAGCATTTAGATACTAAAAGCTTAAATGAGATCGGCTTCAATGGTGATCGCTCCGATTCCGTGACTGGCTTTCAGTTTTTAGGAAAAGGATATCGCGCCTATAACCCAGTTCTTGGCCGCTTTATGCAATATGATAACCATCAATCACCTTATGAAAAAGGCGGAATAAATGGTTATATATTTGCTGCAAATAATCCCATAATGAAATTCGATCCATCAGGTGAAAACCCTGAAGTTTATTTTGGTATTGGTTTAACAATCTCTTTCCTTGGTATTATGCTTTCATTATTTACTTTTGGAACGACTCTAGCAGCCTTACCTTCAATTATTACTGCAACTGTTGCTGCAGATTTAGCAGTTAAAAGCAGTGTATTTGCGATAAGCTTAGCTGCAACATCAACAAGTATTGCTGGCTCAGTCTATAATAAATTTGCACGAGATGCCGCTGCAGAAGGTAAAAAAGATGCACAAGAACAATATTTAAAAGTTTCTTCAAATCTGACTTGGGCGTCCATTGGATTAGGATTAGGAGCTTCTGTATTATCTATGCCAAATGCATATTTGACAACGAAAGAATTGTTTCAAAAATCCTCACATTTTGAGAAAACAAAATTTATTTCTCATAATGTTCTTGGAAAAACTTCAGATATTGCAGGTATTACGAGTTTAGCCTACAAAGATGAAGCATTTCGTGAGCGAGCGAATGGCAATATTGAAGGTTTTGAGTATAATATAAATAAAGCGATTAACTTTGGCTTAATTTCTTTAGGCACAGGTGTTTTTGCTTTTGGCTTTGATCTCTCATCCTTTGCTAAAAAGCAATATAAAGACTATGTTAACCCGAAAAAGCAACAAGATGAAGAAAAACTATCTCTATTGCAACATGACAGTCTTGATTTAGAATTTAATAGTAAATGA
- a CDS encoding biliverdin-producing heme oxygenase, producing the protein MTTIQHVKNIHEMLRSATCQLHERVELINPLSKKEPSLEDYFFYLSAFLHLIEPIENNLSKFYVNFSFPKSDQSIKRSILLKNDLENLGMFQNIEFKSVIKTPIIFSAANAVGVLYVLEGSNLGGQFLYKKLKSLHGNKITHSLSFLYGNGFDTFKYWKEFLTFIQDYSDQHPSEIEIIIQSAIDTFECFEQMFLQNKN; encoded by the coding sequence ATGACAACGATTCAACATGTAAAAAATATTCATGAAATGCTCAGGTCAGCAACTTGTCAACTGCACGAAAGAGTGGAACTCATAAATCCATTAAGCAAAAAAGAGCCGAGTCTAGAAGATTATTTCTTCTATTTAAGTGCTTTTCTTCATTTAATAGAGCCTATAGAAAATAATTTAAGTAAATTTTATGTAAATTTTTCATTTCCAAAATCAGATCAATCTATTAAAAGATCTATTTTACTAAAAAATGATTTAGAAAATTTGGGAATGTTTCAAAATATTGAATTCAAATCTGTTATTAAAACGCCAATAATATTTTCTGCAGCAAATGCTGTAGGTGTTTTGTATGTCTTAGAAGGTTCGAATTTAGGTGGTCAGTTTCTTTATAAAAAACTAAAATCTCTCCATGGAAATAAGATAACTCACTCCTTGAGTTTTTTATATGGAAATGGCTTTGACACTTTTAAATATTGGAAAGAATTTTTAACTTTTATACAAGATTATTCTGACCAACACCCTTCTGAAATCGAAATTATAATCCAGTCAGCGATAGATACATTTGAATGCTTTGAGCAAATGTTTTTACAAAATAAAAATTAG